From Ursus arctos isolate Adak ecotype North America unplaced genomic scaffold, UrsArc2.0 scaffold_11, whole genome shotgun sequence, the proteins below share one genomic window:
- the NOCT gene encoding nocturnin isoform X2 — translation MGNGTTRLYSALAKTLNSSAASPHPEYLVSPDAEHLEPIDPKELLEECRAVLHTRPPRFQRDFVDLRTDCPSSHPPIRVMQWNILAQALGEGKDNFVQCPVEALKWEERKCLILEEILAYQPDILCLQEVDHYFDTFQPLLSRLGYQGTFFPKPWSPCLDVEHNNGPDGCALFFLQNRFKLVNSANIRLTAMTLKTNQVAIAQTLECKESSRQFCIAVTHLKARPGWERFRSAQGCDLLQNLQNITHGAKVPLIVCGDFNAEPTEEVYKHFASSSLNLSSAYKLLSADGQSEPPYTTWKIRTSGECRHTLDYIWYSKHALRVTSALDLLTEEQIGPNRLPSFNYPSDHLSLVCDFSFSEEEPDGRL, via the exons ATGGGAAACGGTACGACCAGACTCTACAGTGCTCTCGCCAAGACACTGAACAGCAGCGCTGCCTCCCCGCACCCGGAATATTTGGTGTCACCTGACGCAGAACATCTGGAGCCCATTGATCCTAAAGAACTCCTTGAGGAATGCAGGGCTGTCCTGCACACTCGACCTCCCCGGTTCCAGAGGGATTTTGTGGATCTGAGGACAGATTGCCCCAGTAGCCACCCACCTATTCGGGTCATGCAGTGGAACATCCTCGCCCAAG ctcttggagaaggaaaagacaaCTTTGTACAATGTCCTGTGGAAGCACTcaagtgggaagaaaggaaatgtcTCATCCTAGAAGAAATCCTAGCCTACCAGCCCGATATATTGTGCCTCCAAGAGGTGGACCACTATTTTGACACCTTCCAGCCACTCCTCAGTAGATTGGGCTATCAAGGCACGTTTTTCCCCAAGCCCTGGTCCCCTTGTCTAGATGTAGAGCACAACAACGGACCGGATGGCTGTGCCTTGTTTTTCCTCCAGAACCGATTCAAGCTGGTCAACAGTGCCAATATCCGGCTGACGGCCATGACGTTGAAAACCAATCAGGTGGCCATCGCACAAACTCTGGAGTGCAAGGAGTCCAGTCGACAGTTCTGTATTGCTGTCACCCACTTAAAAGCACGTCCTGGCTGGGAACGATTTCGCTCGGCTCAAGGCTGTGACCTCCTCCAGAACTTGCAGAACATCACCCACGGAGCCAAGGTCCCCCTTATTGTCTGCGGGGACTTCAATGCCGAGCCCACAGAGGAGGTCTACAAACACTTCGCCTCCTCCAGCCTGAACCTGAGCAGTGCCTACAAGCTGCTGAGCGCCGACGGGCAGTCCGAGCCCCCGTACACCACCTGGAAGATCCGGACCTCGGGGGAGTGCCGGCACACGCTGGACTATATCTGGTATTCTAAACATGCTCTGCGTGTGACGTCAGCTCTCGATTTGCTCACCGAGGAACAGATTGGACCCAACCGGCTACCCTCTTTTAATTATCCTTCAGACCACCTGTCTCTAGTGTGTGACTTCAGCTTCAGTGAGGAGGAACCTGACGGACGTTTATAA